A part of Armatimonadota bacterium genomic DNA contains:
- a CDS encoding BlaI/MecI/CopY family transcriptional regulator: protein MRFVKCQNSGMSSKKKHEPRLSRREKQILDALYELGQASAADIHAAITNPPSYTAVRTHLTNLEEKGQVRFHKDGTKYIYEPIVPKDQVAKSAMDNVVKTFFENNVELVVAALLDPDESSLTQEQLDRLAKMIDEARQKGQ, encoded by the coding sequence ATGCGATTCGTCAAATGCCAGAATTCTGGCATGTCTTCCAAGAAGAAGCATGAACCAAGGCTCAGCCGCCGAGAAAAGCAAATCCTCGACGCGCTTTACGAGCTCGGCCAAGCCTCTGCCGCCGACATCCACGCCGCCATCACGAATCCGCCCTCTTACACTGCGGTTCGTACCCATCTGACCAACCTCGAAGAGAAGGGCCAGGTGCGCTTCCACAAGGACGGCACGAAGTACATCTACGAGCCAATTGTCCCCAAGGACCAGGTCGCCAAAAGCGCAATGGACAACGTCGTCAAAACTTTCTTCGAGAACAACGTTGAACTGGTCGTTGCCGCTCTTTTGGACCCCGACGAGTCGAGCCTCACCCAAGAACAGCTCGATCGCCTTGCCAAAATGATCGACGAAGCCCGCCAGAAGGGACAATGA
- a CDS encoding polynucleotide kinase-phosphatase: protein MKYRLPEKCLVLLIGASGSGKSTFAKKFFAKTEIVSSDECRGIVSDDENNQAATPDAFSLLHTIVDIRLKNGRLTVVDATNVQPESRKKLIQLADQHYMQTIGIVFNYDIDVSFNRNQNRPERQFGRHVVANHVRDLRRGIRGMHKEGLRHCYFFNDPNETDAFEGFDRVRMWPDRSDETGPFDIIGDVHGCFDETLELLTNLGYHIVEKDRKAKVVLGDRTKREKINDRPDPDVKDVPIFYEASHPEGRKAIFVGDLTDRGPNSVGVLKLVLSMIKQGCGYMVPGNHDEKLYKKIQGRDVQMKHGLQETWDQLSKESPEFIELWRRFYESLPGHLVFDGGRLAVAHAGVKEEMIGRAHGRIRSFAHYGETTGEIDEFGLPVRYQWALDYRGRTAVVFGHTPVPEAEWLNETIDIDTGCVFGGKLTALQWPEKTFVSVDAKHTYAEAARPFPATAPNLSAQHEYDDVLDLQEIVGRRHVVTRDRGTILVREENATAALEIMSRFAANPKWLIYLPPTMSPVETSTADGYLERPEQAYQYFQSQGVEHVICEEKHMGSRAVAIVCRDHEVARQRFGVADEQGIIYTRTGRRFFDDLSTEQTVIGRVADAVGKAGLWDELKTDWIALDCELMPWSAKAQALIDQQYAPVGDSATTALNQAMNLLSQVQAEGIDAIKARFEPRLGNAQKYVQAYRNYCWDVKSIEDYHLAPFHILATESGMHFDRDHLWHMDTIRRACDHEPILFATPYRVVHLEDPLSSSEATAWWEDLVAKGGEGMVVKPMDFTVRGPKGLVQPALKVRGPEYLRIIYGPDYLEPENIVRLRKRGINAKRSLALREFALGAEGLRRFIEKRPLRNVHECVFGVLALESEPVDPRL, encoded by the coding sequence ATGAAGTACCGCCTGCCCGAAAAGTGTCTGGTCCTGCTCATCGGTGCCAGTGGATCAGGAAAGTCCACGTTTGCGAAGAAGTTCTTCGCAAAAACCGAGATCGTCTCCAGTGACGAGTGCCGCGGTATTGTCTCTGATGACGAGAACAATCAGGCCGCCACGCCCGACGCCTTCAGTCTCCTGCACACCATCGTCGATATCCGCCTCAAAAACGGTCGATTGACGGTCGTTGACGCTACTAACGTCCAGCCGGAGAGTCGAAAGAAGCTCATCCAACTCGCCGACCAGCACTACATGCAGACCATCGGCATCGTGTTCAACTACGACATCGACGTCAGCTTCAACCGCAACCAGAATCGCCCCGAACGTCAGTTCGGGCGGCACGTCGTTGCCAACCACGTTCGCGACCTCCGGCGCGGTATCCGAGGCATGCACAAGGAAGGTCTGCGCCACTGCTACTTCTTCAACGATCCCAACGAGACAGACGCCTTCGAAGGCTTTGATAGAGTTCGAATGTGGCCGGATCGAAGCGACGAAACCGGGCCGTTCGACATCATCGGCGACGTCCACGGATGCTTCGATGAAACGCTCGAACTCTTGACCAACCTCGGCTATCACATCGTCGAAAAAGATCGCAAAGCCAAGGTCGTCCTCGGCGACCGAACCAAGCGCGAAAAGATCAACGACCGCCCCGATCCCGACGTCAAAGACGTGCCGATCTTCTACGAAGCCAGCCACCCCGAGGGTCGAAAGGCGATCTTCGTCGGCGACCTCACCGACCGCGGCCCCAACTCCGTCGGTGTCCTCAAGCTCGTGCTCAGCATGATCAAGCAAGGGTGCGGATACATGGTGCCCGGCAACCATGACGAAAAGCTTTACAAAAAGATCCAGGGCCGCGACGTCCAAATGAAGCACGGCCTCCAGGAAACCTGGGATCAGCTTTCGAAAGAGTCGCCCGAGTTCATTGAACTGTGGCGGCGCTTCTACGAATCGCTCCCCGGTCATCTGGTCTTCGATGGCGGACGCCTCGCAGTCGCCCACGCCGGTGTCAAAGAAGAGATGATTGGCCGTGCCCACGGTCGCATCCGCTCGTTCGCTCACTACGGCGAGACGACCGGCGAAATCGACGAATTTGGTCTGCCCGTTCGCTACCAATGGGCGCTCGATTATCGCGGCCGCACCGCCGTGGTCTTCGGCCACACGCCCGTCCCCGAAGCCGAATGGCTCAACGAAACCATCGATATCGACACTGGTTGTGTCTTCGGTGGCAAGCTGACCGCTCTCCAATGGCCGGAAAAGACCTTCGTCAGCGTGGACGCCAAGCACACTTATGCCGAGGCAGCCCGTCCGTTCCCGGCGACTGCGCCGAACCTCAGCGCCCAGCATGAATACGACGACGTTCTCGATCTCCAAGAGATCGTGGGTCGTCGCCACGTCGTTACTCGCGACCGTGGAACCATTCTCGTTCGCGAAGAAAACGCCACCGCCGCGCTGGAGATCATGAGCCGCTTTGCCGCCAACCCGAAGTGGCTGATCTACCTCCCGCCCACCATGTCGCCCGTCGAGACCTCCACCGCCGACGGCTACCTGGAGCGGCCCGAGCAGGCGTATCAATATTTCCAAAGCCAGGGCGTCGAGCATGTTATCTGCGAGGAGAAGCACATGGGTAGCCGCGCCGTCGCCATCGTTTGCCGCGACCACGAGGTAGCTCGCCAGCGCTTCGGTGTCGCCGATGAGCAGGGGATCATCTACACCCGAACCGGACGACGCTTCTTCGACGACCTCTCGACCGAGCAAACCGTCATCGGCCGCGTCGCCGATGCCGTCGGAAAGGCTGGTCTTTGGGATGAACTCAAGACCGACTGGATCGCTCTCGACTGCGAACTCATGCCGTGGTCGGCCAAGGCCCAAGCCCTCATCGACCAACAGTACGCGCCGGTCGGTGACTCAGCCACAACCGCCCTCAATCAGGCGATGAACCTCCTCAGCCAGGTTCAAGCCGAAGGCATCGACGCCATCAAAGCTCGATTCGAACCCCGGCTCGGCAACGCCCAAAAGTACGTCCAGGCATACCGCAACTACTGCTGGGACGTGAAGTCCATCGAGGATTACCACCTCGCGCCGTTCCACATCCTCGCCACCGAGAGCGGAATGCACTTCGACCGCGATCACCTCTGGCACATGGACACGATCCGGCGCGCATGCGACCACGAGCCGATCCTTTTTGCGACGCCGTACCGCGTCGTCCATCTCGAAGATCCGCTTTCCAGTTCCGAGGCCACCGCCTGGTGGGAGGACCTGGTGGCGAAGGGTGGGGAAGGCATGGTTGTCAAGCCGATGGACTTCACCGTTCGTGGCCCGAAAGGCCTCGTCCAACCCGCGCTGAAGGTCCGCGGCCCCGAGTATCTGCGCATCATCTACGGACCCGACTACCTCGAGCCGGAGAACATCGTTCGCCTGCGTAAGCGCGGCATCAATGCCAAGCGCTCGCTTGCTCTCCGCGAGTTCGCCCTGGGTGCCGAAGGCCTGCGCCGATTCATCGAAAAACGCCCGTTGCGAAACGTGCACGAATGCGTGTTCGGCGTCCTTGCCCTCGAAAGCGAGCCCGTCGACCCTCGGCTGTAG
- a CDS encoding 3' terminal RNA ribose 2'-O-methyltransferase Hen1, with product MILKISTTHQPTADLGYLLHKNPTRLHEETFPFGKGYVLFPEINDEKAEAALLLDVDPVGLVRGGSTYDQYVNDRPYAASSFISSAMLAFFSTAMSGRSKERQEVADQAIPLQFELPVIRMRSGGDFVRSLLEPLGYELEFQPVGGKYFNLKGSIRTRIRDFLTHLYILIPVIDDDKHYYVDRNEIDKLTNRAKDWLPSHPMKDAIIQKFLRYDRILTKEAIARLAEFEPDLDEVEVPGTDQEEKIEKKISLHTQRLEHVTAKLAELGATSVVDLGCGEGRLIQLLLKQRQFKKILGMDVCVRSLEFAARRLHLSDAGDALRNRLELVHGSLMYRDSRIAGFDAAAIVEVIEHLDLPRLAAFERVVFEFAKPHNVVLTTPNIEYNAVFETMAPGQLRHNDHRFEWTRAEFQAWCDSICQRFGYRVAIEGIGEPHSEYGSPSIMGVFTR from the coding sequence ATGATCCTCAAGATCAGCACGACGCACCAACCGACGGCCGACCTGGGCTACTTGCTCCACAAGAACCCGACGCGCCTCCACGAAGAAACCTTTCCGTTCGGAAAGGGCTATGTGCTGTTTCCCGAGATCAACGACGAAAAAGCCGAAGCCGCCCTGCTTCTCGACGTCGATCCCGTCGGCCTCGTCCGCGGCGGATCGACTTACGACCAATACGTTAACGACCGCCCCTACGCCGCCTCGTCGTTCATCAGCTCGGCCATGCTCGCCTTCTTCAGCACCGCGATGAGTGGCCGAAGTAAAGAGCGCCAAGAGGTCGCCGATCAAGCCATTCCGCTTCAATTCGAACTGCCCGTTATCCGCATGCGGTCCGGTGGAGACTTCGTGCGCTCCCTCCTCGAACCCCTCGGCTACGAACTCGAATTCCAGCCGGTAGGAGGGAAGTACTTCAACCTCAAAGGCTCGATCAGGACCCGCATCCGCGATTTCCTGACCCACCTCTACATCCTCATTCCGGTCATCGACGACGACAAGCACTACTATGTCGACCGCAACGAAATCGACAAGCTGACGAACCGCGCCAAGGACTGGCTCCCCAGCCACCCGATGAAGGACGCCATCATCCAAAAGTTCCTCCGCTACGACCGCATCCTCACCAAGGAGGCGATCGCGCGTCTGGCCGAATTCGAGCCTGATCTCGACGAGGTCGAGGTGCCCGGCACGGACCAGGAAGAGAAGATCGAAAAGAAGATTTCGCTCCACACCCAACGGTTGGAGCATGTCACCGCCAAACTCGCCGAACTCGGTGCGACGAGCGTCGTCGATCTCGGCTGTGGCGAAGGTCGCCTCATCCAGCTTCTGCTCAAACAGCGCCAGTTCAAGAAGATTCTTGGCATGGACGTCTGCGTCCGAAGCCTCGAATTCGCTGCCCGTCGTCTCCACCTCAGCGACGCCGGAGACGCCCTGCGCAACCGCCTTGAACTCGTCCACGGCTCGCTGATGTATCGCGACTCCCGCATCGCGGGCTTCGATGCCGCTGCCATCGTCGAGGTCATCGAGCATCTCGATCTACCTCGCCTCGCCGCCTTCGAGCGGGTCGTTTTCGAGTTCGCCAAGCCGCACAACGTCGTCCTCACCACCCCGAATATCGAGTACAACGCCGTCTTCGAGACCATGGCACCTGGTCAGCTTCGCCACAACGACCATCGTTTCGAGTGGACCCGCGCCGAGTTCCAAGCCTGGTGCGATTCCATCTGCCAGCGCTTCGGTTACCGCGTCGCCATCGAGGGCATTGGCGAGCCGCATTCCGAGTACGGCTCGCCGTCCATCATGGGGGTCTTCACACGATGA
- a CDS encoding vanomycin resistance protein VanB codes for MKRAILGVVVALAGGAIALKAVPTEETIGAYSTSLAERSGSQRHNARLALGRLVGATVKPGEVFSFNQRVGSFSRDQGYRKAPVSYNGQLIDDWGGGVCQTSTTLYNAALLSGMQIVERNRHRFQPSYVPPGRDAAVAFTNIDLRFKNPYPFPVRIEGEIVGTRLAIRIVGAHRDGPRPEVVSVVNGLQLPRTFQFGDESGRRRIRNSGKEGMDVSVFRITGNRREEVSHDTYPVMNRVVEIKARSN; via the coding sequence GTGAAGCGGGCAATCCTCGGTGTGGTCGTTGCCCTTGCCGGTGGCGCCATCGCCCTCAAGGCCGTACCGACCGAGGAAACCATTGGCGCCTACTCGACCTCGCTCGCCGAGCGATCCGGTAGCCAACGGCATAACGCCCGCCTCGCTCTTGGTCGTCTTGTCGGCGCAACCGTCAAGCCCGGGGAGGTCTTCTCCTTCAATCAGCGCGTCGGCTCATTCTCGCGGGATCAGGGCTACCGCAAAGCCCCCGTTAGCTACAACGGACAACTCATCGACGATTGGGGGGGCGGCGTCTGCCAGACGTCCACGACGCTCTACAACGCCGCCCTGCTCTCAGGGATGCAGATCGTAGAACGCAACCGACACCGGTTCCAACCCTCCTACGTCCCGCCCGGCCGCGATGCCGCCGTCGCGTTTACCAACATCGACCTCCGGTTCAAAAACCCCTACCCCTTCCCGGTTCGAATCGAAGGCGAAATCGTCGGCACCCGACTGGCGATCCGCATCGTCGGTGCCCACCGCGATGGCCCTCGCCCCGAAGTCGTCTCCGTGGTCAATGGCCTCCAACTCCCCCGCACATTCCAATTCGGCGACGAATCCGGCCGCCGACGAATCCGAAACTCGGGCAAAGAGGGAATGGACGTCTCAGTCTTCCGCATCACCGGCAACCGCCGCGAAGAAGTCTCCCACGACACCTATCCTGTGATGAACCGGGTAGTCGAGATCAAAGCCCGTTCGAACTAG
- a CDS encoding metalloregulator ArsR/SmtB family transcription factor, with protein sequence MNAFDVLGDPVRRRILELLTGGELASGSIVEVIQEEFGITQAAVSQHLRVLRDSGFASVRPDGAKRLYCIETEPLKQVDEWLGRFRGFWVARLDALGEEIARGKKGG encoded by the coding sequence ATGAATGCCTTCGATGTGCTCGGCGACCCGGTTCGCCGTCGCATTTTGGAATTGCTGACCGGGGGCGAACTGGCTTCTGGCTCCATTGTCGAGGTGATTCAGGAGGAATTTGGGATCACTCAGGCAGCAGTCTCGCAACACCTTCGGGTGTTGCGGGATTCTGGGTTTGCGTCGGTGCGCCCGGACGGGGCAAAACGGCTGTATTGCATCGAGACGGAGCCTTTGAAGCAGGTTGACGAGTGGTTGGGTCGGTTTCGCGGATTTTGGGTGGCGCGTTTGGATGCGTTGGGTGAGGAGATTGCTCGGGGGAAGAAGGGCGGTTAG
- a CDS encoding CofH family radical SAM protein: MRLYKTKNLSAVGYMANIIRERRHGANTYFVANQHINYTNICNKFCKFCSFYAKKGGPAAYEMSIPEVKERLQWHRDADLTEIHIVGGINPRLPYQYYMDLVAACKEILPGVHVKAFTAVEITEIARQGKVSVERALADLMEAGLDSLPGGGIEILSDRVHQELFGRKIDGDEWKEVARAAAKLGLKQYATMLYGHIETLEERVNHLIQLRELQDETGHFLTMTPLSFHPEKTELEHIAKPTAETDLRGIAVTRLMLDNFEHIKSFWIMNTAPVTQMALWYGADDTDGFVHEYEITYKDGEFGNKKQVLTRQNMVRLIEEVDRIPIERDSLYNEIKRDFVAKKPLAGIPVAAG; encoded by the coding sequence ATGCGTCTCTATAAGACCAAGAACCTGAGCGCGGTCGGCTACATGGCCAACATCATCCGCGAGCGACGCCACGGGGCCAACACCTACTTCGTCGCCAACCAGCACATCAACTACACCAACATCTGCAACAAGTTCTGCAAGTTCTGCTCGTTCTATGCCAAGAAGGGCGGCCCCGCCGCCTACGAAATGTCCATACCCGAGGTCAAAGAACGCCTCCAGTGGCACCGCGACGCCGACCTAACCGAGATCCACATCGTTGGCGGCATCAATCCGCGCCTGCCGTATCAGTACTATATGGACCTCGTCGCCGCGTGTAAGGAAATCCTGCCCGGCGTTCACGTCAAAGCCTTCACCGCCGTCGAGATCACCGAGATCGCCCGTCAAGGCAAAGTCAGCGTCGAGCGAGCCCTCGCCGATCTCATGGAAGCCGGACTCGACTCGCTCCCCGGAGGCGGCATCGAAATTCTCTCCGACCGTGTCCACCAAGAGCTTTTCGGCCGTAAGATCGACGGCGACGAGTGGAAGGAGGTCGCCCGCGCCGCTGCCAAGCTCGGCCTCAAGCAGTACGCAACCATGCTGTACGGTCACATCGAAACCCTTGAGGAGCGCGTCAACCACCTCATCCAACTCCGCGAACTGCAAGACGAAACCGGTCACTTCCTCACGATGACCCCGCTCAGCTTCCACCCAGAGAAGACCGAACTCGAGCACATCGCCAAGCCGACCGCCGAAACCGATCTTCGCGGCATCGCTGTTACCCGGCTTATGCTCGACAATTTTGAGCACATCAAGAGCTTTTGGATCATGAACACCGCGCCCGTCACCCAGATGGCGCTGTGGTACGGTGCCGACGACACCGACGGCTTCGTCCACGAGTACGAGATCACCTACAAAGACGGCGAGTTCGGCAACAAGAAGCAGGTTCTGACGCGCCAAAACATGGTGCGCCTCATCGAAGAAGTCGACCGAATCCCGATCGAGCGCGACTCGCTTTATAACGAAATCAAGCGCGATTTTGTCGCCAAAAAGCCCCTTGCCGGAATCCCCGTCGCCGCTGGCTAG
- the cdd gene encoding cytidine deaminase, translating into MPPKAARESPLSTLSNEAATNLLELAREAQSQAYAPYSGYKVGAAILAASGKTYVGANIENASYGDTMCAERTAIGAMVMGGDTEIVAIAVVTKDEGYPCGICLQAINEFAPNPKSCQIVVPSKGGFLTRSLHELAPYLWRSDLVSKKANL; encoded by the coding sequence ATGCCACCGAAGGCGGCCAGGGAGTCACCATTGTCAACTTTAAGTAACGAAGCCGCGACCAATCTTCTTGAACTGGCCCGCGAGGCCCAAAGCCAGGCCTACGCCCCCTACTCAGGCTACAAGGTCGGTGCTGCCATCCTCGCCGCTTCGGGCAAAACTTATGTTGGGGCAAACATCGAAAACGCTTCTTATGGCGACACCATGTGCGCCGAGCGAACCGCCATTGGCGCGATGGTCATGGGCGGCGACACCGAAATTGTTGCCATCGCAGTCGTGACCAAAGACGAGGGCTACCCATGCGGAATATGCCTTCAGGCCATAAATGAATTCGCTCCTAATCCAAAATCCTGCCAAATTGTCGTACCATCTAAAGGCGGATTCTTAACCAGGTCTTTGCACGAGCTCGCACCCTACCTTTGGCGAAGCGATCTCGTCTCAAAAAAAGCGAATCTATGA
- a CDS encoding endonuclease MutS2 — MREVRALRILEFQTIRDRLVACCQTEMGRTAAESILPEFDEESVWGLLDQTLEAFDLLGTSPPPSLAGVYDVRNSAKLAAKGGLIPGDHLHRIGVALSATNAFKSYLDATETAHLTTFATGLWPDVKLEGELLYSLDGDGTVRDEASPTLADLRVKKRAAQARIVERIQAYTTGRFRDYLSDPIYTIRDGRYVIPLKADHKGKIKGIVHDTSATGSTVFLEPEDVLNAANAARQVEAQEAEEEKRILKVLSSKVGRIADEIVSSVTQLGHLDLIFGKARLGAEMRAGVPIRAKGAFIEIKGGRHPLLDRETAVPLDLEVAAGSSVVITGPNTGGKTVAIKTIGLFVAMLQCGMLPPAYHCRFGAFTQLWADIGDEQSLEQSLSTFSAHLKNIASALNNLQPGALVLLDEVGAGTDPAEGAALAQAFLLEFHEGGAAVLASTHYGELKAFAFSAEGFRNASMEFDSKSLKPTYRLILGAAGASQALKIAERYGIDKRVVVRADACLSEQHKDVAEMLQNLENAQKQARVAQSEADRRIAELRELEAKAERKLREAEDVRKRANERAHDAIESTLREIRIQSEDIIENLKKQGVKTDTIQKARQDLRALDELGRGVSSQFRNQEKAQEAPQKHVLRKGDIVQVLGMQQNGTLLEDATGKEVMVQLGVMKMKIDVRKLLPTNLGNKPPTAGRQRVNLAKTLNARTEITLRNKRAEDALQELEQFIDDAILGNVPFVRVVHGKGEGILRQITQDYLRKHKDVKSYRDGDATEGGQGVTIVNFK, encoded by the coding sequence ATGCGAGAGGTACGCGCGCTCCGAATACTGGAATTCCAAACGATCCGAGATCGTTTGGTCGCGTGCTGCCAAACCGAGATGGGCCGAACCGCCGCCGAGTCGATCCTGCCCGAATTCGACGAGGAATCCGTTTGGGGGCTCCTCGACCAAACGCTTGAGGCCTTTGACCTCCTCGGCACCTCGCCGCCCCCTTCCCTCGCCGGCGTCTACGACGTCCGAAACTCGGCCAAGCTCGCTGCCAAAGGCGGTCTCATTCCCGGCGACCACCTCCACCGAATCGGCGTCGCCCTCTCCGCCACCAACGCGTTCAAGAGCTACCTCGACGCCACCGAAACCGCTCACCTGACGACTTTCGCCACTGGACTCTGGCCCGATGTCAAACTCGAAGGTGAACTGCTTTACAGCCTCGACGGCGACGGAACCGTGCGCGACGAAGCGTCCCCCACACTCGCCGACCTTCGTGTCAAAAAGCGCGCCGCCCAAGCCCGCATCGTCGAGCGCATCCAGGCGTACACGACCGGTCGCTTTCGTGACTACCTCAGCGACCCCATCTACACCATTCGTGATGGTCGCTACGTCATTCCCCTCAAAGCCGACCACAAGGGCAAAATCAAGGGCATCGTCCACGACACCAGCGCCACCGGCTCGACCGTTTTTCTGGAACCCGAAGATGTCCTGAATGCCGCTAACGCCGCCCGGCAGGTAGAAGCTCAAGAAGCCGAGGAAGAGAAGCGAATTCTTAAGGTTTTAAGTTCGAAAGTCGGACGAATCGCCGACGAAATCGTCTCGTCGGTAACCCAACTGGGACACCTCGATCTCATCTTCGGCAAGGCTCGACTTGGGGCCGAGATGCGTGCTGGCGTGCCAATTCGTGCCAAAGGCGCCTTCATCGAAATCAAAGGCGGCCGCCACCCACTCCTTGACCGAGAAACGGCAGTTCCGCTCGATTTGGAAGTTGCCGCGGGCTCATCGGTCGTCATCACGGGTCCCAACACCGGCGGCAAAACCGTCGCCATCAAGACCATCGGCCTCTTCGTGGCCATGCTCCAGTGCGGCATGCTCCCGCCCGCCTACCACTGCCGCTTCGGCGCGTTCACCCAGCTATGGGCCGATATCGGCGACGAACAAAGTCTCGAACAGTCGCTGTCCACCTTCAGCGCCCACCTCAAAAACATCGCCTCCGCTCTCAATAACCTCCAGCCCGGCGCACTGGTCTTGCTCGACGAAGTCGGTGCTGGTACCGACCCCGCCGAAGGCGCGGCCCTCGCCCAGGCTTTCCTCCTCGAATTCCACGAAGGCGGCGCGGCCGTCCTCGCCAGCACCCACTATGGTGAGCTCAAAGCCTTCGCTTTCTCCGCCGAAGGCTTTCGTAATGCCTCAATGGAGTTCGATTCCAAATCGCTGAAGCCGACCTACCGCCTCATTCTCGGTGCCGCTGGTGCCAGCCAGGCTCTCAAGATCGCCGAACGGTACGGCATCGACAAACGCGTCGTTGTCCGCGCCGACGCCTGTCTCAGCGAACAGCACAAGGACGTCGCCGAGATGCTCCAAAACCTCGAAAACGCCCAAAAGCAGGCGCGGGTCGCCCAAAGTGAAGCTGACCGACGTATCGCCGAACTCCGCGAGCTCGAAGCCAAAGCCGAACGCAAGCTCAGAGAAGCCGAGGACGTCCGCAAGCGTGCCAATGAGCGGGCCCACGACGCCATAGAAAGCACCCTCCGCGAGATTCGTATTCAAAGCGAAGACATCATCGAGAACCTCAAGAAGCAGGGCGTCAAGACGGACACTATCCAAAAGGCCCGCCAGGACCTGCGGGCCCTCGATGAACTCGGTCGTGGTGTTTCCAGCCAATTCCGGAACCAGGAAAAGGCCCAAGAAGCTCCCCAGAAGCATGTTCTCCGCAAAGGCGACATTGTGCAGGTCCTTGGCATGCAACAAAACGGAACCCTGCTCGAAGACGCCACCGGCAAGGAAGTGATGGTCCAACTCGGCGTGATGAAGATGAAGATCGACGTCCGAAAGCTCCTGCCGACGAACCTCGGCAACAAGCCGCCGACCGCCGGACGCCAGCGAGTCAACCTCGCCAAAACCCTCAACGCCAGGACTGAAATCACTCTGCGAAACAAACGCGCCGAAGACGCGCTTCAAGAGCTGGAGCAATTTATCGATGACGCCATCCTCGGCAACGTGCCGTTCGTCCGTGTGGTCCACGGCAAAGGCGAAGGTATCCTGCGTCAGATCACGCAGGACTACTTGCGCAAGCACAAAGACGTAAAGTCATACCGCGACGGCGATGCCACCGAAGGCGGCCAGGGAGTCACCATTGTCAACTTTAAGTAA
- a CDS encoding GNAT family N-acetyltransferase, with protein MLEIRLVTADDAEDYQRLRLEALETQPLAFASDVESFSKRSIEEIGAMFTKEPSEGFTLGAWLDGEFVGTVALSRPQGPKFRHDGYLVAMYVTDKVRGKGIGRQLVDELIQRARAIEGLERISLSVSTCQTSAVHLYHSAGFETWGHEKRAMKVGDTYTDFEHMVRWLT; from the coding sequence ATGCTCGAAATCCGATTGGTAACCGCCGATGATGCTGAAGATTACCAACGACTCCGGTTGGAGGCTTTGGAGACTCAGCCGCTGGCATTTGCCTCCGACGTTGAGTCTTTTTCGAAGAGATCCATCGAGGAGATAGGTGCCATGTTCACCAAGGAGCCTAGCGAAGGCTTCACTTTGGGAGCTTGGCTCGACGGAGAATTCGTCGGTACCGTCGCACTTAGCCGCCCGCAAGGGCCGAAATTTCGGCACGATGGTTACTTGGTGGCTATGTATGTTACCGACAAAGTCCGTGGAAAGGGAATCGGACGCCAACTAGTGGACGAACTGATCCAGCGGGCTCGGGCCATTGAGGGCCTAGAACGGATTTCCTTGTCCGTTTCAACTTGCCAAACGTCGGCCGTGCATCTCTACCATTCGGCGGGGTTCGAAACCTGGGGTCACGAAAAGCGCGCGATGAAGGTCGGCGACACGTATACCGATTTCGAACACATGGTCCGCTGGCTAACATAA